Proteins encoded by one window of Kribbella italica:
- a CDS encoding cupin domain-containing protein, which yields MSAVPETGPLPDGRPALRRCVAGDPEEFATNYWGRRALLSPAADLAPLAQSSDADLAPGNQPSDADQQAAANDRPGQPAPPGFADLFSLAAVDELLSRRGLRTPFLRVAKNGSVVGDSQFTGSGGVGAEIGDQIRDDKVAALFANGHTVVLQALHRTWPALVDFSTQLASEAGHPVQINAYITPAESQGFSAHYDVHDVFVLQVAGEKHWTVHEPVHLDPLRNQPWTDHSKAVAGAAREQQPVVDAVLHPGDALYVPRGFLHSAKALGGVSAHLTIGLHTMTRYLLIQELAALAANEVDLRTALPLGFNPGDPAQLAPELEKVVALFTDHLHTATADDLAARLRRRTWSGNRPAPLPPLAHAQAIADLKLGTTLRLRQGLNHHLVVPAPPAAEPNTASNFTGTAPSSPGRPEGASTGTGSASASTGVASGAPSGAAAVRLHLPDRTITFPAETAAALAAALSGTPFAVGDLPELPPEDQLVLARRLMTEAVLVASPE from the coding sequence GTGAGCGCCGTGCCGGAGACCGGGCCGCTGCCGGACGGCCGCCCGGCTCTCCGGCGCTGCGTCGCCGGAGACCCCGAGGAATTCGCCACCAACTACTGGGGCCGCCGAGCCCTGCTCTCCCCAGCAGCAGACCTCGCCCCGCTTGCCCAGTCGTCTGACGCAGACCTGGCCCCCGGCAACCAGCCGTCTGACGCAGACCAGCAGGCCGCAGCGAACGATCGGCCCGGTCAGCCGGCCCCGCCAGGCTTTGCAGACCTCTTCAGCCTCGCGGCCGTCGACGAACTGCTCTCCCGCCGAGGACTCCGTACGCCGTTCCTGCGCGTCGCCAAGAACGGCTCGGTGGTCGGCGACAGCCAGTTCACCGGCTCCGGCGGGGTCGGTGCCGAGATCGGCGACCAGATCCGCGACGACAAGGTGGCCGCGCTCTTCGCCAACGGCCACACCGTCGTACTGCAAGCCCTGCACCGCACCTGGCCCGCGCTGGTCGACTTCTCCACGCAGCTGGCATCCGAAGCCGGCCACCCGGTCCAGATCAACGCGTACATCACTCCGGCCGAGTCCCAAGGCTTCTCGGCCCACTACGACGTCCACGATGTGTTCGTCCTGCAGGTAGCCGGCGAGAAGCACTGGACCGTCCACGAGCCGGTACACCTCGACCCGCTCCGCAACCAGCCCTGGACCGACCACTCCAAGGCCGTAGCCGGAGCAGCCCGCGAGCAGCAGCCGGTAGTAGACGCCGTACTGCACCCAGGCGACGCCCTCTACGTCCCCCGCGGCTTCCTCCACTCAGCCAAGGCACTCGGCGGCGTCAGCGCGCACCTCACCATCGGCCTCCACACGATGACCCGCTACCTCCTCATCCAGGAGCTAGCCGCACTGGCCGCCAACGAGGTAGACCTCCGCACAGCCCTCCCCCTCGGCTTCAACCCAGGCGACCCAGCTCAGCTGGCCCCCGAACTGGAGAAGGTCGTAGCCCTCTTCACCGACCACCTCCACACCGCCACAGCCGACGACCTGGCCGCCCGCCTCCGCCGCCGCACCTGGTCCGGCAACCGCCCAGCCCCGCTACCCCCACTGGCCCACGCCCAAGCCATAGCCGACTTGAAGCTCGGTACGACGCTCCGCCTACGCCAGGGTCTCAACCACCACCTGGTGGTCCCAGCCCCACCAGCCGCCGAGCCCAACACGGCCTCTAACTTCACCGGTACGGCGCCCAGCAGCCCAGGCAGACCCGAGGGAGCCTCCACCGGCACTGGCTCGGCCTCCGCCAGCACTGGCGTGGCTTCCGGCGCCCCCTCAGGTGCCGCCGCAGTCCGCCTGCACCTCCCCGATCGCACCATCACCTTCCCGGCCGAGACAGCCGCAGCCCTGGCCGCAGCCCTCTCCGGTACACCGTTCGCAGTAGGCGACCTCCCCGAACTCCCACCCGAAGACCAGCTGGTCCTGGCCCGCCGCCTCATGACAGAAGCGGTACTCGTCGCGAGTCCGGAGTGA
- a CDS encoding sucrase ferredoxin has product MTQPNPRPPEPSDPAPLTGSPSSPTEPPRPDSNSVPPRYRPETGCAASADLRGDPLFATAPPAERWLLIERNTPWPRNALTALRRSSPDPRTPLAALHDPAPEPHASQADLTRTTPPTNSADDLPTQQTAAPANPADDLPAEIAQLCARLRCRPVLIRRHGRTPAGTPRRWFLVDSRPGRESIRTGELPTDEHLLAVLSGADPGTLTTDPIYLVCTHGRHDACCAVRGRPAAAALTAAYPDRTWECSHIGGDRFAANLVFLPHSLFYGHVPTDQAVALAQSYNEGTITPTYYRGSGAHPPPVQAAQHFARTADPSLSINALHPKSITQPPPNHWSITLSTPDSSRIITVEVRADMITVDGQMTCAAQPPGQVRQFTLVAPISTQPAGP; this is encoded by the coding sequence GTGACCCAACCCAACCCCCGACCGCCGGAACCGAGCGACCCAGCTCCGCTCACTGGGTCCCCTTCGAGTCCGACCGAACCCCCGCGGCCGGACTCGAACTCCGTCCCACCCCGCTACCGCCCCGAAACCGGCTGCGCCGCCTCAGCAGACCTCCGCGGCGACCCCCTGTTCGCCACCGCCCCACCCGCCGAACGCTGGCTCCTCATAGAACGCAACACCCCTTGGCCACGCAACGCCCTAACCGCCCTCCGCCGCTCATCCCCAGACCCCCGTACGCCGCTGGCCGCCCTCCACGACCCCGCCCCCGAACCGCACGCGTCGCAAGCCGACCTCACTCGCACCACCCCGCCCACAAACTCCGCCGACGATCTCCCCACCCAGCAAACCGCCGCGCCCGCCAACCCTGCCGACGATCTCCCCGCCGAGATCGCCCAGCTCTGCGCCCGACTCCGCTGCCGCCCAGTCCTCATCCGACGCCACGGCCGCACTCCTGCGGGCACACCCCGCCGCTGGTTCCTCGTCGACTCCCGGCCCGGCCGCGAGTCCATCCGCACCGGCGAACTCCCTACCGACGAACACCTCCTGGCCGTGCTCTCCGGCGCAGACCCCGGCACCCTGACGACCGACCCGATCTACCTCGTCTGCACCCACGGCCGCCACGACGCCTGCTGCGCCGTACGCGGCCGCCCAGCCGCCGCAGCCCTCACCGCCGCCTACCCCGACCGGACCTGGGAATGCAGCCACATCGGCGGCGACCGCTTCGCCGCCAACCTCGTCTTCCTTCCCCACAGCCTCTTCTACGGCCACGTCCCCACCGACCAAGCCGTAGCCCTCGCCCAGTCCTACAACGAAGGCACCATCACCCCCACCTACTACCGAGGCTCCGGCGCCCACCCACCACCAGTCCAAGCAGCCCAGCACTTCGCCCGAACGGCCGACCCAAGCCTCTCCATCAACGCCCTCCACCCCAAGTCCATCACCCAACCACCCCCGAACCACTGGTCCATAACCCTCTCCACCCCAGACAGCAGCCGAATCATCACCGTCGAGGTCCGGGCCGACATGATCACCGTGGACGGCCAAATGACCTGCGCCGCCCAACCCCCAGGCCAAGTCCGCCAGTTCACCCTGGTCGCCCCCATCAGCACCCAACCAGCCGGCCCGTAA
- a CDS encoding gamma carbonic anhydrase family protein, producing the protein MLLEHRGRRPVVPESAYVAPSAVLCGAVVLGEGCRVLHGAVLTAENGEVRLGTNCVVMENALVRGRADHPALIGDAVLIGPHSHVNGATVEDEVFLATGAALFPGSVAGAGSELRINSVLHVNSRLVPGTVLPIGWIAAGDPAELFSPDRHEELWAAQEPLDFPGTVYGVPRGTPMRDIMARQSEYYGSHLEDRLIEDFPGN; encoded by the coding sequence ATGCTGCTCGAACATCGCGGCCGGAGACCGGTCGTGCCGGAGTCGGCGTACGTCGCGCCGTCGGCGGTGCTGTGCGGTGCGGTGGTACTCGGAGAAGGCTGCCGGGTGCTGCACGGCGCGGTACTGACCGCGGAGAACGGCGAGGTCCGGCTCGGGACGAACTGTGTGGTGATGGAGAACGCCCTGGTCCGCGGCCGGGCCGATCATCCCGCACTGATCGGCGACGCGGTGCTGATCGGACCGCACAGTCACGTGAACGGCGCCACGGTCGAGGACGAGGTCTTCCTCGCCACGGGCGCCGCGCTGTTCCCCGGTTCGGTGGCAGGCGCCGGCTCCGAACTCCGCATCAACAGCGTGCTCCACGTGAACTCACGCCTGGTTCCCGGCACCGTCCTGCCGATCGGCTGGATCGCCGCCGGAGACCCTGCCGAGCTCTTCTCCCCCGACCGCCACGAGGAACTCTGGGCCGCCCAGGAACCCTTGGATTTCCCCGGCACGGTGTACGGCGTACCGCGCGGCACGCCGATGCGGGACATCATGGCCCGCCAGTCCGAGTACTACGGCTCCCATCTGGAGGATCGACTGATCGAGGACTTCCCGGGAAACTAG
- a CDS encoding MFS transporter has protein sequence MPTATSLGLPNVRGRVPLLAGLAIDSFGGGCAGPLMLLFFVRVADIPLGTAGVLLTVATLFSVAAPAAVGLVIDRVGPRNLVIAAQVAQGLAFVGFFFGRSTWLLFVCALVSTTGQRMFWSSIFSLLADVSDAGERDRWFGLGGMMQSGGFGLGALVAGALLTFDGDTPFLVAMAFNAVSFFTAGVLMLWIHPDHTARPVEDTGPAPQLRKDKLFLMLIGANTVLALCTMMIGVGLPVYVTEALPAPGWLVGVLLAAISVVLATGQTLVVRHTEKHRKMRVMILAGLLWAVWGLLMAALLHIPAGLVVPGLILATVFFAAGDVLHAATGNALAAAVSPERGRGKYLSYWQYSFTFASVLVPVFFAQLFVRGHAMPWLAIAGLALIVAGVLFVLDRTFPRLAVRRT, from the coding sequence ATGCCTACAGCCACGTCGCTCGGCCTGCCCAACGTCCGCGGCCGGGTCCCCCTCCTCGCCGGACTGGCCATCGACTCGTTCGGCGGAGGCTGTGCCGGGCCGTTGATGCTGCTGTTCTTCGTCCGGGTGGCCGACATCCCGCTCGGTACGGCGGGAGTACTGCTCACCGTGGCGACCCTGTTCTCGGTCGCCGCGCCTGCCGCGGTCGGCCTGGTGATCGACCGGGTCGGGCCGCGGAACCTCGTGATCGCCGCGCAGGTCGCGCAGGGGCTGGCCTTCGTCGGCTTCTTCTTCGGGCGGTCGACCTGGCTGCTGTTCGTCTGCGCACTGGTGAGCACGACCGGCCAGCGGATGTTCTGGTCGTCGATCTTCAGCCTGCTGGCGGACGTGTCCGACGCGGGCGAGCGCGACCGCTGGTTCGGCCTGGGCGGGATGATGCAGTCCGGCGGCTTCGGGCTGGGCGCGCTGGTCGCCGGTGCGCTGCTGACCTTCGACGGGGACACGCCGTTCCTGGTCGCGATGGCGTTCAACGCGGTGAGCTTCTTCACGGCCGGCGTACTGATGCTGTGGATCCACCCGGACCACACCGCTCGCCCGGTGGAGGACACCGGGCCGGCGCCGCAACTGCGCAAGGACAAGCTGTTCCTGATGCTCATCGGCGCGAACACGGTGCTCGCGCTGTGCACGATGATGATCGGCGTCGGTCTGCCGGTTTACGTCACCGAGGCGCTGCCCGCGCCGGGATGGCTGGTCGGCGTACTGCTGGCGGCGATCTCGGTAGTGCTGGCCACCGGGCAGACGCTGGTGGTGCGGCACACGGAGAAGCACCGGAAGATGCGGGTGATGATCCTGGCCGGGCTGCTCTGGGCGGTCTGGGGGCTCCTGATGGCCGCGCTGCTCCACATCCCGGCCGGCCTGGTAGTACCCGGGCTGATCCTGGCGACGGTGTTCTTCGCCGCCGGTGACGTGCTGCATGCAGCGACGGGGAACGCACTGGCGGCTGCCGTGTCTCCGGAGCGCGGCCGGGGGAAGTACCTGTCGTACTGGCAGTACTCCTTCACCTTCGCCAGCGTGCTGGTCCCGGTCTTCTTCGCCCAGCTGTTCGTCCGCGGTCACGCGATGCCCTGGCTGGCAATCGCCGGACTGGCGCTGATCGTGGCGGGCGTGCTGTTCGTACTCGATCGCACGTTCCCACGGCTGGCGGTACGGCGTACGTGA
- a CDS encoding GNAT family N-acetyltransferase, with protein MTIRTASTDADYEAWRAVRIAIMPYERCPSVAELRDVDRPGRLMLLAEVDGVVVGSGLADRSGDGERAALAALVLPEYRRRGVGTDLLRVLAEHAVAQGYDMAGASVDDEESRLFAERFGFAETNRQVEQVRPIGDEPWPAAPPAYEVVSVADRPDLWTAAYHQVALPTFPDMDHPVPLKVSEEDWATEWINDPAAMFVAVAGDEVIGVAGLMIDSDRPERAEVAYTAVRREWRGKSVAATLKRTSMAWAAEHGITEIYTWTQRGNDAMRRLNEHLGFTYGIVSVSLRAPLPLVIPPPRRAGG; from the coding sequence ATGACGATCCGGACGGCGAGCACCGACGCCGACTACGAGGCCTGGCGTGCGGTGCGGATCGCGATCATGCCGTACGAGCGCTGCCCGAGTGTCGCGGAGTTGCGCGATGTCGACCGGCCCGGCCGGCTGATGCTGCTGGCGGAGGTCGACGGCGTGGTGGTGGGCAGCGGGCTGGCGGATCGTTCGGGGGACGGTGAGCGGGCGGCGCTGGCGGCGCTGGTCCTGCCGGAGTACCGCCGGCGTGGTGTCGGGACTGACCTGCTCCGGGTGCTCGCCGAGCATGCCGTTGCCCAGGGCTACGACATGGCGGGGGCCAGTGTCGACGACGAGGAGTCCCGGCTCTTCGCCGAGCGGTTCGGTTTCGCGGAAACGAATCGGCAGGTCGAACAGGTCCGCCCGATCGGCGACGAGCCGTGGCCGGCGGCGCCGCCGGCGTACGAGGTCGTTTCGGTTGCCGACCGCCCGGACCTGTGGACAGCGGCCTACCACCAGGTCGCGCTGCCGACCTTCCCGGACATGGATCACCCGGTCCCGCTGAAGGTTTCGGAGGAGGACTGGGCGACGGAGTGGATCAACGATCCGGCCGCGATGTTCGTGGCCGTCGCAGGTGACGAGGTGATCGGTGTGGCGGGGCTGATGATCGACTCCGACCGCCCGGAGCGCGCGGAGGTCGCCTACACCGCCGTACGCCGGGAGTGGCGCGGCAAATCGGTGGCCGCGACGCTCAAGCGCACCAGCATGGCGTGGGCCGCTGAGCACGGGATCACCGAGATCTACACCTGGACCCAGCGCGGCAACGACGCGATGCGCCGCCTCAACGAACACCTCGGCTTCACCTACGGCATCGTCAGCGTCTCCCTGCGCGCGCCGTTGCCCCTGGTCATCCCGCCGCCCCGTCGAGCAGGCGGTTGA
- a CDS encoding alpha/beta hydrolase produces the protein MRRILTVALAATAVAAAAVPAVSMAAPPASTTKKLPSTVKWAPCPPDVVQYVPLECAKLDVPLDYRKPEGRQIEIALSRLASKDPSQRRGILLTNPGGPGVTGVDYPGLLARAGTSKDVLNAYDLVGFDPRGVGRSTPVSCDLTPAQQLRGAFAKYAHSAADVTREAAYAQTIAKQCTTSKTASMLPHITTANTARDMDRIREALGEPKASFLGASYGSYLGAVHTTLFPRTSDRVVIDSVLGPQGYDVNAMRGFGRGLEDRFPDFAAFVVAHPEYGLGKTPQQVKAKFFELARKLRAKPVEGMNETDFRAAAFGFLYGDATMPTLAKLWQDLDTGRPVTVPPATDNNTTMSARLHVICNDSRWPASVREYQRNVLVDRIKYPMLGAASANIGPCAFWPKQRIEPPVKITGRGPSNVLLVQNERDPGTPLAGAQKMRRALGDRATMVTVDGGGHGVYPFSKNTCGKNAVTTYLVTGERPAQDIACAAEPKK, from the coding sequence ATGCGCAGGATCCTGACCGTGGCCCTCGCCGCCACCGCAGTCGCGGCGGCCGCCGTACCGGCGGTGTCGATGGCGGCGCCACCGGCCTCGACGACGAAGAAGTTGCCGAGCACCGTGAAGTGGGCGCCGTGCCCGCCCGACGTCGTCCAGTACGTGCCGCTCGAGTGCGCCAAGCTCGACGTCCCGCTCGACTACCGCAAGCCGGAGGGCCGGCAGATCGAGATCGCCCTGTCCCGGCTCGCGAGCAAGGACCCGTCGCAGCGCCGCGGCATCCTGCTGACCAACCCCGGCGGTCCGGGCGTCACCGGTGTCGACTACCCGGGTCTCCTTGCCCGCGCGGGGACGTCCAAGGACGTGCTGAACGCCTACGACCTGGTCGGCTTCGACCCGCGCGGCGTCGGCCGCAGTACGCCGGTGAGCTGCGACCTCACACCGGCCCAGCAGCTCCGCGGCGCCTTCGCGAAGTACGCGCACTCCGCGGCCGACGTCACCCGCGAGGCGGCGTACGCACAGACGATCGCCAAGCAGTGCACCACGTCGAAGACCGCGTCGATGCTGCCGCACATCACCACCGCGAACACCGCGCGCGACATGGACCGGATCCGCGAGGCCCTGGGCGAGCCGAAGGCGTCGTTCCTGGGCGCGTCGTACGGCAGCTACCTCGGCGCGGTCCACACGACGCTGTTCCCGAGGACCAGCGACCGGGTCGTGATCGACAGCGTCCTCGGTCCGCAGGGGTACGACGTCAACGCCATGCGCGGGTTCGGCCGTGGGCTGGAGGACCGGTTCCCGGACTTCGCCGCGTTCGTCGTCGCGCATCCCGAGTACGGGCTGGGCAAGACCCCGCAGCAGGTGAAGGCGAAGTTCTTCGAGCTCGCCCGGAAGCTGCGGGCCAAGCCGGTCGAGGGCATGAACGAGACCGACTTCCGCGCGGCCGCGTTCGGGTTCCTCTACGGCGACGCGACCATGCCCACGCTGGCCAAGCTCTGGCAGGACCTCGACACCGGCCGGCCGGTGACGGTGCCGCCGGCGACGGACAACAACACCACCATGTCCGCCCGGCTGCACGTGATCTGCAACGACAGCCGCTGGCCGGCCTCGGTCCGCGAGTACCAGCGCAACGTCCTGGTCGACCGGATCAAGTACCCGATGCTCGGCGCGGCCTCGGCCAACATCGGACCGTGCGCGTTCTGGCCGAAGCAGCGCATCGAACCGCCGGTGAAGATCACCGGCCGCGGCCCGTCGAACGTGCTCCTGGTGCAGAACGAGCGCGACCCGGGAACGCCGCTGGCCGGCGCCCAGAAGATGCGACGAGCCCTCGGCGACCGCGCCACGATGGTCACCGTCGACGGCGGCGGGCACGGGGTCTACCCGTTCAGCAAGAACACCTGCGGCAAGAACGCGGTGACGACGTACCTGGTCACCGGAGAGCGTCCGGCGCAGGACATCGCCTGCGCGGCCGAACCGAAGAAGTAG
- a CDS encoding PPOX class F420-dependent oxidoreductase, with protein sequence MATMTDTEWRSFVTAGTRLAHVALTRADGRPHVTPVCFVLDGDELAFALSPGSVKGKSLARDQRIAVCISDEVQPYGFVTVEGQARVSAEPDQISRVATGIAGRYYPSQPAEAIAEAFVQEGFTAVRISITNVIARSGLG encoded by the coding sequence ATGGCAACCATGACCGACACCGAGTGGCGATCCTTCGTCACAGCGGGGACCAGGCTCGCCCACGTGGCGCTCACCCGCGCCGACGGACGCCCGCACGTCACCCCGGTCTGCTTCGTTCTCGACGGCGACGAACTCGCCTTCGCCCTGTCGCCGGGAAGCGTCAAGGGCAAGAGCCTGGCCCGCGATCAACGCATCGCCGTCTGCATCAGCGACGAGGTGCAGCCGTACGGCTTCGTGACCGTCGAAGGACAGGCCCGAGTCTCCGCCGAGCCGGACCAGATCAGCCGCGTCGCCACGGGCATCGCCGGCCGCTACTACCCTTCGCAGCCTGCGGAGGCGATCGCCGAAGCCTTCGTCCAGGAAGGCTTCACGGCCGTGCGCATCAGCATCACCAACGTCATCGCCCGCTCCGGCCTCGGCTGA
- a CDS encoding LysR family transcriptional regulator: MVDVELRHLRAMAAVAEEGTFGRAATRLGYTQSSVSQQIAALERALGGAVFDRPGGPRAVRLTPLGEVVLAHGRELLTKSEALADAVDRFRAGSGRIDIGTFQSVSNLILPAVVRQLLDEHPGCDIRLSEVQPEDPQLGDLDLLFHDGRVDGDVEHVKLLDEPYLLVAAAGAFPDGPVRVKLLDDAPMVAWPPTFHQRWLERTLAGYGARPRIVFRTAGHETILSMVRAGIGSAVLPWLALHGTDAASDDRLTIHPLQPSPTREMHLHWPAARTRSPLATRAIDIATEAANDLARQLPR, translated from the coding sequence ATGGTCGACGTCGAACTGCGGCACCTGAGAGCGATGGCCGCTGTCGCCGAGGAAGGGACGTTCGGGCGGGCAGCGACCCGCCTCGGCTACACCCAGTCCTCGGTGAGCCAGCAGATCGCAGCGCTGGAACGAGCCCTCGGCGGCGCCGTGTTCGATCGCCCCGGAGGCCCTCGAGCGGTCCGGCTGACGCCGCTCGGCGAGGTGGTCCTGGCCCACGGCCGCGAGCTGCTGACCAAGTCGGAGGCGCTGGCCGACGCCGTCGACCGCTTCCGCGCGGGCAGCGGCCGGATCGACATCGGCACCTTCCAGAGCGTGTCCAACCTGATCCTTCCGGCCGTCGTACGGCAACTGCTCGACGAGCATCCCGGCTGCGACATCAGGCTGTCCGAGGTGCAGCCGGAGGATCCGCAGCTCGGGGACCTCGACCTGCTGTTCCACGACGGCCGCGTCGACGGCGACGTCGAGCACGTCAAGCTGCTCGACGAGCCGTACCTCCTGGTGGCCGCCGCCGGCGCCTTCCCCGATGGCCCTGTCCGGGTGAAGCTGCTCGACGACGCCCCGATGGTCGCCTGGCCTCCCACCTTCCACCAGCGCTGGCTGGAACGAACCCTCGCCGGCTACGGCGCCCGGCCCCGCATCGTCTTCCGCACAGCCGGCCACGAAACCATCCTGTCGATGGTCCGCGCCGGCATCGGCTCGGCCGTCCTCCCCTGGCTGGCCCTCCACGGAACCGACGCCGCCTCCGACGACCGACTCACCATCCACCCGCTGCAACCGTCCCCCACCCGGGAAATGCACCTCCACTGGCCGGCCGCCCGCACCCGCTCACCCCTGGCAACCCGAGCCATCGACATCGCCACCGAAGCCGCCAACGATCTTGCGCGGCAGCTGCCTCGGTAG
- a CDS encoding nuclear transport factor 2 family protein yields MDEIRELIERWVAAVHAGDLDTVLADHSDDIVMFDVPPPYEGVRGLAAYERTWPDFFTWQASGASFELTSLDITEGTDVAFAVALLKCGMPDETAERRLRLTLGLRKTDGRWTVTHEHHSFPHDEIPSPVGESAVRDVLDNWTTATARQDLDALMADIAPDIVSYEHAGPLQYDGREAVRAVCATGLETPAEFTTPGHTIVARDDLAVAWGIDHVTADGTEVKSRATRVFRHTDDGWQLIHQHLSFPSFPQ; encoded by the coding sequence ATGGACGAGATCCGTGAACTGATCGAGCGCTGGGTCGCGGCGGTGCACGCCGGCGACCTGGACACCGTACTGGCCGACCACTCCGACGACATCGTGATGTTCGACGTGCCCCCGCCGTACGAGGGCGTGCGTGGGCTGGCGGCCTACGAGAGGACCTGGCCCGACTTCTTCACCTGGCAGGCCTCCGGCGCGTCCTTCGAGCTCACGTCGCTGGACATCACCGAGGGCACCGACGTCGCCTTCGCCGTCGCGCTGCTGAAGTGCGGGATGCCCGACGAAACGGCGGAACGCCGCCTGCGCCTCACCCTCGGCCTGCGCAAGACCGACGGCCGCTGGACCGTCACCCATGAGCACCACTCCTTCCCCCACGACGAGATCCCCTCCCCTGTCGGCGAGTCCGCGGTCCGCGACGTCCTCGACAACTGGACAACGGCGACCGCCCGGCAGGATCTCGACGCCCTGATGGCCGACATCGCGCCGGACATCGTCTCCTACGAACACGCCGGTCCTCTGCAGTACGACGGCCGCGAAGCCGTCCGCGCAGTCTGCGCCACCGGCCTCGAAACCCCGGCCGAGTTCACCACCCCCGGCCACACCATCGTTGCCCGCGACGACCTAGCCGTTGCCTGGGGCATCGATCACGTCACCGCGGACGGCACCGAGGTCAAGTCCCGCGCCACCCGAGTCTTCCGCCACACCGACGACGGCTGGCAACTGATCCACCAGCACCTCTCCTTCCCGTCCTTCCCGCAGTGA
- a CDS encoding RNA polymerase subunit sigma-70 translates to MDQEAFGQLVGPLRGELHAHCYRMLGSDHDAEDAVQETLLRAWNALDRFEDRGGLRPWLYKIATNRCLTLISRRSSRDLPAGDAVLEALPEHRLAWTASLDPSERVVALERVELAFVASLQQLSPLQRAVLLLRDVLAFAAREVAELLDTTVAAVNSALQRARQVVGNDSTQQEVLAALGEDGQRDVVRRYMAAWEARDVDAIVAMLTEDAKYSMPPLPEFFTGRGGIRGFLVDGPLAEEWRFLPARANGQLAFATYRLVDGRFVPSGLDVVTLRGAAIAEVVSFLEADFPAYGLPAELER, encoded by the coding sequence GTGGATCAGGAAGCATTCGGTCAGCTCGTCGGCCCGCTGCGCGGCGAGCTGCACGCACACTGCTACCGCATGCTCGGCTCGGACCACGACGCCGAGGACGCGGTGCAGGAGACGCTGCTGCGTGCCTGGAACGCGCTGGACCGGTTCGAGGACCGCGGTGGGCTGCGGCCGTGGCTCTACAAGATCGCTACCAACCGCTGCCTGACGCTGATCTCGCGGCGAAGCAGCCGGGACCTGCCGGCGGGTGATGCGGTACTGGAGGCGCTACCGGAGCACCGGCTGGCGTGGACTGCGTCGCTGGACCCGTCGGAGCGGGTCGTGGCGTTGGAGCGCGTGGAGCTGGCCTTCGTCGCGTCGCTGCAGCAGCTGTCCCCCTTGCAGCGGGCAGTGCTGCTGCTGCGCGACGTACTGGCCTTCGCGGCTCGGGAGGTGGCCGAACTGCTCGACACCACGGTCGCTGCGGTCAACAGTGCGCTGCAGCGGGCGCGTCAGGTCGTCGGCAACGACTCGACGCAGCAGGAGGTGCTGGCGGCGCTCGGTGAGGACGGGCAGCGCGACGTGGTACGGCGGTACATGGCGGCCTGGGAGGCGCGGGACGTCGACGCGATCGTCGCGATGCTGACCGAGGACGCGAAGTACTCGATGCCGCCGCTGCCGGAGTTCTTCACCGGGCGCGGCGGGATCCGCGGGTTCCTGGTGGACGGACCGCTGGCGGAGGAGTGGCGGTTCCTGCCGGCGCGGGCGAACGGGCAGCTGGCGTTCGCGACGTACCGGCTGGTCGATGGGCGGTTCGTGCCGAGCGGGCTGGACGTGGTCACGCTGCGCGGCGCCGCGATCGCGGAGGTCGTGTCGTTCCTGGAGGCCGACTTCCCGGCGTACGGGCTGCCGGCCGAGCTCGAGCGATGA